A genome region from Myxococcales bacterium includes the following:
- a CDS encoding FHA domain-containing protein: MAPASDRTNLNQSTDPLARVEAGPLPPSDAVTQIKVFGDELTFHLDRTRFAFTLGSGIPTQIDLSLPHQYVSRLHARLERDGNWLVVTNHSQNGTYFGGRREERAPLLAGERFTVGATELLALDDHLVALRVALQRALGYDAHAVIDQALVDVAQREQPPLLVTGPQGSEPELLAAALHRASPRRDQPFVVLDALMTRTGVAAALARVEAGSMFVDLRPLRGKHASAHLVTALFGPRARARAIVAAPTLESALGSLAERARRLEEIQVPPISARPSDVPALLDALLVELGSVHRFAELPVDRQEAMVRFAWPDNQLDLRRTAPRLGAYLGAGGNVSAAARVLAVDSTTLSEALERVGVLVRQRRRRGPEGR, from the coding sequence ATGGCACCTGCCAGTGACCGGACCAACCTGAACCAGTCGACCGACCCGCTCGCGCGCGTCGAGGCGGGGCCGCTCCCGCCGTCCGATGCGGTGACCCAGATCAAGGTGTTCGGCGACGAGCTGACCTTTCATCTCGACCGCACGCGGTTCGCGTTCACCCTCGGCTCTGGGATCCCGACCCAGATCGATCTGAGTCTCCCGCACCAGTACGTCTCGCGGTTGCACGCTCGGCTGGAGCGCGACGGCAACTGGCTGGTGGTGACCAACCACTCGCAGAACGGGACGTACTTCGGCGGACGTCGCGAGGAGCGCGCGCCGCTGCTCGCGGGCGAGCGCTTCACCGTGGGCGCGACTGAGCTGCTGGCGCTCGATGATCACCTCGTCGCGCTGCGCGTCGCGTTGCAGCGGGCGCTCGGCTACGACGCGCACGCCGTGATCGACCAGGCCCTGGTCGACGTGGCGCAGCGCGAGCAACCGCCGCTGCTCGTGACCGGCCCGCAGGGTAGCGAGCCCGAGCTGCTCGCCGCGGCGCTGCACCGCGCGTCGCCACGCCGCGACCAGCCGTTCGTCGTGCTCGACGCGCTGATGACGCGGACCGGGGTCGCGGCGGCGCTCGCCCGGGTCGAGGCCGGATCGATGTTCGTGGATCTGCGCCCCCTGCGCGGCAAGCACGCGAGCGCGCACCTGGTCACGGCCTTGTTTGGCCCCCGCGCGCGGGCGCGGGCCATCGTCGCGGCGCCGACGCTCGAGAGCGCGCTCGGCTCGCTGGCGGAGCGCGCGCGTCGCCTGGAGGAGATCCAGGTGCCGCCGATCAGCGCCCGGCCCAGCGACGTGCCAGCGCTCCTCGACGCGCTGCTCGTCGAGCTGGGCAGCGTGCACCGGTTCGCCGAGCTACCCGTCGATCGCCAGGAGGCGATGGTCCGGTTCGCGTGGCCCGACAATCAGCTCGACCTGCGGCGCACGGCGCCGCGCCTGGGCGCCTACCTGGGCGCGGGCGGCAACGTCAGCGCCGCGGCGCGCGTGCTCGCGGTCGATTCGACGACGCTGAGCGAGGCGCTCGAACGCGTCGGTGTCCTGGTACGTCAGCGCCGGCGCCGCGGACCGGAGGGGCGGTGA
- a CDS encoding serine/threonine protein kinase: protein MEPRVAGPAAAAATIGPYEIVRKLGAGGMGQVFLARHAVLGREVVVKQILPALATYPAAVARFIVEAQAAARLAHRHVVVIHDCQTDAHGVPYLVLEYLRGCSVAEWLERWQRRAASGAPKPVSPGLVLVVLAQAAAGIAHAHAHGIIHRDIKPDNLFLTAAPAEDAARLAAAGLRTDLHIKVLDFGIAKLAEGLGAGTGTGLAVGTPAYMSPEQLKDAKHIDLRADIYSLGVVAYQLLTGGTLPWGDSSPVTIYERQSLEPAPDPRVGAPDLPRELSDVVRRSMARQLDARWATIGDFIRAFAAATPAADGLPDGMRILAAYAPELLTASPAPAPLAGPATDALPPGVIAAAAMPTTLGSSAHPRALVPPGRPRRGLIVALGAATVAGVVVAIVLASSGGTTPPSGAAQAAAGTAVDGGVETDASALDAATLAPPPVDAATPIDAGPAADAAPRRRTTSPPPRDGAGSGSTRGYRDVLKP from the coding sequence ATGGAGCCTAGGGTGGCGGGGCCGGCGGCAGCGGCGGCGACGATCGGCCCGTACGAGATCGTCCGCAAGCTGGGCGCCGGCGGCATGGGCCAGGTGTTCCTGGCGCGGCACGCGGTGCTCGGGCGCGAGGTCGTGGTCAAGCAGATCCTGCCGGCGCTGGCGACGTACCCGGCGGCGGTCGCGCGGTTCATCGTCGAAGCCCAGGCCGCGGCTCGCCTCGCGCATCGCCATGTCGTCGTCATCCACGACTGCCAGACCGACGCGCACGGCGTTCCGTACCTCGTGCTCGAGTACCTGCGCGGGTGCTCGGTCGCCGAGTGGCTGGAGCGATGGCAGCGGCGCGCCGCGTCCGGCGCGCCCAAGCCAGTGTCTCCGGGCCTCGTGCTGGTGGTGCTCGCCCAGGCCGCCGCCGGGATCGCCCACGCCCACGCCCACGGGATCATCCATCGCGACATCAAGCCCGACAACCTGTTCCTGACGGCCGCGCCCGCCGAGGACGCAGCCCGGCTCGCCGCGGCCGGTCTGCGGACCGACCTCCACATCAAGGTTCTCGACTTCGGCATCGCCAAGCTCGCCGAGGGGCTCGGGGCCGGCACCGGCACAGGACTCGCGGTCGGCACCCCGGCGTACATGAGCCCGGAGCAGCTCAAGGACGCCAAGCACATCGACCTCCGCGCCGACATCTACAGCCTCGGCGTCGTCGCGTACCAGCTGCTCACTGGCGGAACCCTGCCCTGGGGCGACAGCTCGCCCGTGACCATCTACGAGCGCCAGAGCCTCGAGCCCGCGCCCGATCCGCGCGTTGGCGCGCCTGACCTCCCGCGCGAGCTGTCCGACGTCGTGCGCCGGTCGATGGCGCGGCAGCTCGACGCGCGCTGGGCCACGATCGGCGACTTCATCCGCGCGTTCGCGGCCGCGACGCCCGCCGCGGACGGACTGCCCGACGGGATGCGGATCCTGGCGGCGTACGCCCCCGAGCTGCTCACCGCGTCCCCGGCGCCGGCGCCGCTCGCCGGCCCCGCGACCGACGCGCTCCCACCGGGTGTCATCGCCGCCGCCGCCATGCCCACGACCCTCGGCAGCAGCGCGCACCCACGCGCCCTGGTTCCTCCCGGCCGGCCACGGCGCGGGCTGATCGTCGCGCTCGGCGCCGCAACGGTCGCGGGTGTGGTCGTTGCGATCGTGCTCGCATCGAGCGGCGGCACAACGCCGCCCTCGGGCGCCGCCCAGGCCGCCGCGGGCACCGCGGTCGATGGCGGCGTCGAGACGGACGCGTCGGCGCTCGACGCCGCGACCCTCGCACCGCCGCCCGTCGATGCCGCCACGCCGATCGATGCCGGCCCGGCCGCGGACGCCGCGCCTCGTCGACGAACCACGTCACCACCTCCGCGCGACGGCGCCGGCAGCGGTTCGACCCGCGGATATCGCGACGTCTTGAAGCCTTAG
- a CDS encoding DUF2381 family protein translates to MRPVTLATLALAVVLAAITARPAAAQKSCDFLVPPSGGAFEIAVHPAYLTSLQFPNKLTSANTSDLAEYEIRKDGDTGLLIRPKAASVPPANINAQSGPIRVSVGLRTVADAKDACALVTFTATTEEEARQRAIDEAVAAQTAALKAEVAAVKRDIAAQVRAQLDAAIADRAMARLDLARLTAVERNDDGVVVWALRAVYLGSALLVNVEIENRSGATFRVAGLELRDGAKNLATAARLATGASAGIVGTVASGAKVRGVVVVRDASQLTGKDLVLVVRTPDGKGQITVRKLGLR, encoded by the coding sequence ATGCGCCCAGTCACCCTCGCCACGCTCGCGCTCGCCGTCGTCCTCGCCGCGATCACCGCCCGGCCCGCAGCCGCGCAGAAGTCGTGCGACTTCCTGGTGCCACCGTCGGGCGGCGCGTTCGAGATCGCGGTGCATCCGGCCTACCTCACGAGCCTGCAGTTCCCGAACAAGCTCACCAGCGCCAACACGAGCGACCTGGCCGAGTACGAGATCCGCAAGGACGGGGACACCGGCCTGCTCATCCGCCCCAAGGCCGCGTCGGTGCCGCCGGCCAACATCAACGCGCAGAGCGGACCGATCCGCGTCAGCGTCGGCCTGCGCACCGTCGCCGACGCCAAGGACGCGTGCGCCCTCGTGACCTTCACCGCCACCACCGAGGAGGAAGCCCGCCAGCGCGCGATCGACGAGGCCGTCGCCGCCCAGACTGCCGCGCTCAAGGCCGAGGTCGCCGCGGTCAAGCGCGACATCGCCGCGCAGGTCCGAGCCCAGCTCGACGCCGCCATCGCCGACCGCGCGATGGCGCGGCTCGACCTCGCGCGCCTGACCGCGGTCGAGCGCAACGACGACGGGGTCGTGGTGTGGGCCCTGCGCGCGGTCTACCTCGGCAGCGCGCTGCTGGTGAACGTCGAGATCGAGAACCGCTCGGGGGCGACCTTCCGTGTCGCCGGGCTCGAGCTGCGCGACGGCGCCAAGAACCTCGCGACCGCGGCGCGCCTCGCCACTGGCGCCAGCGCCGGCATCGTCGGTACGGTCGCCTCGGGCGCCAAGGTCCGCGGCGTGGTCGTGGTGCGCGACGCCAGTCAGCTCACCGGCAAGGACCTGGTCCTGGTGGTGCGCACGCCCGACGGCAAGGGCCAGATCACCGTGCGCAAGCTGGGACTCCGGTAG